A window of the Eleutherodactylus coqui strain aEleCoq1 chromosome 8, aEleCoq1.hap1, whole genome shotgun sequence genome harbors these coding sequences:
- the LOC136577760 gene encoding histone H2B 1.1-like, producing MPDPAKSAPAPKKGSKKAVTKTQKKDGKKRKKTRKESYAIYVYKVLKQVHPDTGISSKAMGIMNSFVNDIFERIAGEASRLAHYNKRSTITSREIQTAVRLLLPGELAKHAVSEGTKAVTKYTSAK from the coding sequence ATGCCTGATCCCGCCAAGTCTGCTCCAGCGCCCAAGAAGGGCTCCAAGAAAGCCGTGACCAAGACTCAGAAGAAGGACGGCAAGAAGCGTAAGAAGACCAGGAAGGAGAGCTATGCCATCTACGTGTACAAGGTGCTGAAGCAGGTCCACCCCGACACCGGCATCTCCTCCAAGGCCATGGGCATCATGAACTCCTTCGTCAACGACATCTTCGAGCGCATCGCAGGGGAAGCCTCCCGCCTGGCTCACTACAACAAGCGCTCCACCATCACCTCCCGGGAGATCCAGACCGCCGTGCGCCTGCTGCTGCCCGGAGAGCTGGCCAAGCACGCCGTGTCCGAGGGCACCAAGGCCGTCACCAAGTACACCAGCGCCAA
- the LOC136577761 gene encoding histone H2A type 1-like — MSGRGKQGGKVRAKAKTRSSRAGLQFPVGRVHRLLRKGNYAERVGAGAPVYMAAVLEYLTAEILELAGNAARDNKKTRIIPRHLQLAVRNDEELNKLLGGVTIAQGGVLPNIQAVLLPKKTESSKTSKSK, encoded by the coding sequence ATGTCTGGACGCGGCAAACAAGGAGGCAAAGTCCGTGCTAAGGCCAAGACTCGCTCATCCCGGGCAGGGCTGCAGTTCCCTGTCGGCCGTGTACACAGGCTTCTCCGCAAGGGCAACTACGCTGAGAGGGTGGGCGCCGGCGCTCCGGTCTACATGGCAGCAGTGCTAGAGTATCTGACCGCTGAGATCCTGGAATTGGCTGGCAATGCCGCCCGGGACAACAAGAAGACCCGCATCATCCcccgtcacctccagctggctgtgcGCAACGACGAGGAGCTGAACAAGCTGCTCGGTGGGGTGACCATCGCCCAGGGAGGCGTCCTGCCCAACATCCAGGCCGTGCTGCTGCCCAAGAAGACCGAGAGCAGCAAGACGAGCAAGAGCAAGTGA